The Acidobacteriota bacterium sequence CATTCCGCGAATGGGTTGATGTTGATTACTGGACGGGCCGGCGAACAACAGTAGACGCAATCAGGAAGGCCAAAGAGGGCCACGCGGCCGGTTATGGCGGCATCAAGTTCAAATGCAACCTTGAAGATGACGTTGTGACGTGGGCGGAAGGCATTCGAGAGGCCTGTGGTCCGTGTTTCAGCATTGTGCTTGACCCCAATTGCCGCTTTGACCGGCCGGCTGAGGTGATGCGGTTCAACCGCGGGCTGGAAAAGGCTGGCAACATTCGATGCCTGGAAGACCCCGTGCCGCGCTGGAACCTTGCCTGGTACCGCCTGTTGCGTGAGAAAACTTCGATCCCGATTGCCCTGCATGTGGCGCTACCTTACATGGAGCTGGGGCAGATGGTTCAGGACGTAACCAAAGCCATTCAGCTGGAGGCGGTGGACTACTTCAATTTCAACTGCGGGATCGCCAACTTCGTCCGAATGGCTGATGTCGCCGACGCCGCCGGCATTCCCTGCTGGCACGGCAGCGAAGTTGACCTGGGCATTCTGGAGGCAAGTTACCTGCACGCATCCGCTGCGGCACGGAACTGCACCATGCGCAGTGACATTTTCGGCCAACTCGTGCGTGAAGATGACCTGATTGCCGAGCCGATTGAAATTACGGGTGGGCGCGCCCGCGTCCCACAAAAGCCGGGACTCGGAGTCGATCTGGATCTCGATGCGCTGGAGAAATACCGTTTGCTAGATTGAATTTAGCAGTGAGAACGGGTAAATGAAGACATCGGCATTTTCGCCACATCACCTGCCGTCATGCGGACTTGTCAGGCTGGCGCCGTGCTAATCTAATTCAATGCTTCTCTACGACCTTACTTCGCCGCAAGTATCGGACCTCGACCGTGGCATAGTCGTTGTCGTCCCCTTTGGATCAATTGAACAGCACAGTCTTCATCTGCCGCTGGGGACGGACTCAATCATCGGCGAGGCGATTGCCCGCCGCCTGGAACAAGCACTCCCTAGCCAGGTCCTTCTGCTTCCCATGATGTGGCTCGGCTGCTCGCGCCACCACATGGATTTTGCGGGCTCGCTGACAGCAGAAATCGAAACCTTTATCGACATTGGCGAACAGCTTGTGTCAAGCATGGCCGAGCACGGGTTCAGGAATTTCATTCTTCTTAACAGCCACGGAGGCAACATCAACAAGGTTTCGCTTGTGGCCGAAAAGCTCCGCTATAAACTCGGGCCCAGCTCGAAGGTTGTGGGCGTTACCTACTGGCATTTGGTGGGCGAGGAAATCCAGTCAATTCGCGACACACCCGTCGGTGGCATGGGCCACTCGGGCGAGCTTGAGACGTCCGTCATGCTGGTGGTCAGGCCAGAGCTTGTGAGGAAAGATTTAATAGACCCCGACGGTCCGGGGAAGCTTTCAAAATTCGAAGGCCGGGACATGTTTGCCCCTGGGAAGGTCTCGATTGCTAAGCCCTTCAAGGAAATGACCCGCCACGGCGGCATCGGCGACCCACGAAAGGCTTCCAGGGAAAAAGGCGAGAGGATTCTTTCCGTTATTGTCAAGAAACTCGCCGAAGTTGTAGAAGAGATTCAAACCGGAAAGCTCTAAGCGGTGGTTAGATGCCGGTTCAGGCCATGGCGCTTGAATGGCTACCTGGACTGCAGCAGAGCGCAATCCGCCGCTGATCTGAGAGCCGATCGCTTTTCCCAAACAGGTCTTGCAGCGCTTACAGGCTCACCTTGCGGACTGTGGGGGCCTTATTAACGAAGCTCTGAATTTTTTCCACGATGCCGTCAGCATCCAGCCCATACTTGGCATGAAGCAGATTGGGCGCCCCGTGAGGTATGATGCGGTCAGGGACTGCGATGCGGACCACGCTGGCAGGGATTCGACGGTCCTGCAGCAGGGCCGCGACCGCGGACCCGAACCCGCCGCACTCGGTGCCTTCCTCGATGGTCACCAGAAACTGTTTTTCTGATGCCAGGCAGCAGATTAGTTCCTGATCCAGCGGCTTCATAAAGCGCGCGTTGATGACGGTGGCACGGATTCCAGAGGCTTCCAGCCTTTCGGCAGACTCGAGCGCCGGGTAGACCATGCTTCCCAAAGCCAGAATGGCAATGTCGCTTCCTTCCCGAAGTATTTCTCCCTTACCGATTTCCAGCCGCTTGAACTCCGGATCAATAGAAACGCCGAACCCGTTGCCGCGGGGATAGCGCACGGCCGCAGGGCCATTCACACTGAGCGAGGTGGCCAGCATGTGGCGCAGTTCGTTCTCGTCTTTGGGCGCCATGACCACCATCCCGGGAACCGCAGAAAGGTAAGCCAGGTCATAGAGACCGTTGTGCGTTGGCCCATCTGCGCCCACGATTCCTGCCCTGTCAAGCGCAAAGGCTATAGGCAGGCGCATCAGGCAGGCGTCGTGAATCACCTGGTCATAGGCCCTCTGAAGGAAGGTGGAATAGATCGCCACCATGGGGTGCAAACCCTCACATGCCAGGCCGCAGGCAAAAGTTACTGCGTGCTGTTCGGCAATGCCGACGTCGAAGAAACGGTCAGGGAAGCGTTTGGCAAAATCCACGAGGCCAGTCCCCTCGGCCATGGCTGCAGTGATGGCTACGATGCGCTTGTCTTTCTCTGCCAGTTCGCACATGGCCTCACCAAACACAGAAGTATAGCTGGGCGCCTTTGCCGGGGCCTTGCGAAAAGCCCCTGTTGCGACGTCAAACTGCGTCACGCCGTGGAATTTGACAGGCAGCATTTCCGCATGCGGGTAGCCTTTGCCCTTCTGAGTCACAACGTGCAACAGGGTTGGCTTGGGATTGTCTTTCGACCGCGAAATCGCCGTGAGCAGTTCGTCCATATTGTGGCCGCTGATCGGCCCCACGTAGTCAAAGCCGAGTTCCTCGAATACCAGCCCTGGAATCAAAGCCGTTTTGGCGGATTCCACCATATCCTTGGAGAGCTTCAGCAGTCGGGAGCCCAGGCGTGGAACCGACAGGATCATCTTTTCGACTTCCTGAGTGATCCGATGGTAAGCCTGCCCATGCACCACGCGGTTGAGATAGCCAGCGATTGCGCCCACGTTCGGAGAGATCGACATTTCATTGTCATTCAAAACAACCAGGACCTTTTTCTGGAGGGTTCCCAGATTGTTGATGCCTTCGAGTTCCAGGCCGGACGTTAAACCTGCGTCGCCTACTACAGCAACCACGTGGAAATTCTCACCCTTCAGATCCCGCGCTACCGCCATTCCGAGCGCTCCGGAAATAGCGGTACCCGCGTGGGCCACGTTAAAGGTGTCATACGGACTTTCGTCCCGCACGGGGAAACCGGAGATACCACCGTACTGCCGGATGGTGGCCAGGCGGTCGCGCCGGCCTGTGAGGACCTTGTGGCCGTAGGCCTGGTGTCCTACGTCCCAGACGATCTTGTCCCTGGGCGCGTCAAACAGATAATGCAGCGCCAGAGTGAGTTCGACGGTCCCAAGGCTTGAAGCCAGATGGCCGCCGACTTTGGAAACGACGGTGATGAGATAATCGCGAAGCTCTTCTGCAACCGTCGGCAGTTCTTCACGAGGAACTTTTTTCAAGTCCGCTGGTGAATCGATTTGTGAGAGATACCGGTATTCCATCAGGCAGACCTCTCAATTAGAAAATAAGCTAACTCCTGTAGCCTGCTTGCCGCCTTGCCGTAAGGTTCCAGGCTTTTGCAGGCTTCCTCGATCAGCAGCCTGGCCTTGCGGCGGGATTCTTCGATACCGTACAGCGACGGATAAGTTGCCTTGCATTGTTCATCGTCTTTGCCTGCCGTCTTGCCCAGTGTGGCGCTTGAGCCCAGGACATCGAGCAGATCATCTGCAATCTGGAATGCCAGCCCGATCTTCCGGCCATAAGTTGTAATGTGCTCAAGGTCGGTTTCCGTGGCGCCGGCAAAGATAGCGCCACACCGCACGGCTGCGCAAAGGAACGCCCCCGTCTTGGCGGAGTGAATCAATTCAAGGGTGCGGGCATCAACGGCGTGATGGGTTGCTTCCAGATCGAGCACCTGCCCGGCCACCATGCCTTCACGCGTCCCGGTTGCCCGCGCCAGCTCATAAATGATGCGAAGCTGGCATTGCGGAGGCGCTAATTCCGGCTCGGCCAGCACCTCGTATGTGAGAGTCAGAAGAGCATCTCCCGTAAGGATTGCTGTGGATTCTCCGAAAGCGCGATGGCAGGTCGGCTTGCCGCGTCGCAAATCGTCATTATCTAGCGCAGGCAGGTCGTCGTGGATCAGAGAATAGGTGTGGATCAGCTCCAGTGCAGAAGCAATCCGCACAAGGGAGGGTCCATCTGCGCCAAGCAAGCGTCCGGCCTCGGCACATAATATGGGTCGCAGCCGCTTACCCCCGGCAAACACTGAGTAACGCATCGCCTGATGGATGGAGTGAGGAAAAGCATCCTCGGGAGGGAGCATCCGGTTAAGTTCCTGGTCAATCAAAGCACGCTGCTCGTCCAGATACTGTGAAACCCTAGTGGAAGTGCTCAAATCGACTCCGTTTCGTTGTCTTCCTGTTCAAAAGGCTCTGCGACAATTTTTCCGCCCGCTCTTTTCATCAGGATCTGGACGCGGCCCTCAGCTTCCTGAAGCTGTTTCTGGCAGGCTTCCGAAAGCTTCATGCCCTCCTCATAAATCTGCAAAGCTTTTTCGAGAGGGAGATCAGCGTCTTCAAGCTGGCGAACGATGGCATCGAGCCTCTCCAGATTCTTTTCAAACGATTCCGGCTTGGCAGATTTTGGCGCCTGCGACATTTGTCTTTGTCACGACCTCCGGAATGAAATCTCACACCGTACTGGCTTCTCCCCGTGCCTCCGGCAGAGCAGTCTCCCCTTTCGCCGCGTGTACGCGCGCGCCGAGGGCTTCAACCACTTCCACTGCCATAGCATACCTTGAAAACGGCGCTACAATCTGGACTCCCTGTACCAGTTCATGGACTTCCTGCAGCATTTCCCGCGCGATTTTCAATCCCTCGGCCCGCGCTTTTTCGCCGGTATCTACCTTGCGCATACGCATTAGAATTTCCGGGGACACCGACATTCCAGGGACTTCGTTATTTAGGAACTCAGCGTTCCGGTAGCTCGTCAAGGGATGAATTCCTGCAAGAAGCGGAATTTTCGGCACGTCAAGCGCCTGGGTTCGGCGAAGGAAACCGGCAAGCCGATCGACGTCAAATACCGGCCGGATCACGCCAAAATTGGCGCCGGCTTTTATTTTATATTCAAACCGGCGAAGCTCCTCGTCCGGGTCGAGAGCATTGGGATTAAGGCCTACTCCGATCAAGAAACTGGTTTGTGTTCCCAGCGGGTTCCCGCTCATATCCAGCCCACGGTTCAGGTTGCTTAGCACATTTACCAGGCCAATGGCGTCCACATCAAAGACGGCTGTGGCTGAGGGAAGAGTAGCAATCTGAGGAGAATCGCCCGTTACGGCCCAGACATTCCTTATACCCAACGCGTGAGCGCCAAGAATGTCCGACTGAAGGCTGAGCACGTTGCGGCCGCGACAACTGAAGTGAAGCAGCGTTTCGATGCCGGCCTGCTGCTGGATTACCACCGCAAGCGTCTGCGCGCTCATCCTTGCTGTAGCCCCTGAGCCGTCAGGGATATTAACCGCGTCGATTCCATTTTGCTTCAGGTATTGCGCGCCTTCCACCTCGCGCGCGGGATCGCAACCCTTGGGGGGAACGATTTCAACTACCACCGGGAACTCGCCTCGAACCAGCTTTTCGGCAAGGTGCGAACGGAGTTTGATGGGTGCGGGCTCAAGCGCCTGGAGGGGGCGAAGAGTTGTTCCAATTGCCACCCGCTCCGCCTGCGGTCCCAGCGATTTCACCGCCGTTTTGATGGCCTTAATATGTTCCGGGGTGGTTCCGCAGCATCCGCCCACAATTCGGGCGCCGGCCTGGATAAATCTGCTGGCCCGCTCGGCCATGTATTCGGGGGAGCATAGATAGTGGGTCCTGCCGTCGATGGAATGGGGGAGTCCGGCGTTGGGCTGGGCTGAAAGTTTCCGTGTCGTGGCCGTCGCCATTCTCTCGAGCGTTTCCAGGACGGTTGCAGGTCCCATTCCGCAATTGACACCGATAACATCAGCTCCCCAAGTGTCAAGCTGGCGCGCAAAGTCCTCGGGACTGGCGCCGGAAAGAGTATTCCCATCTTCCTGAACCGTCATCTGGACCACAGCGGGAAGTGAAGTGGCTTCTCTCACGGCGAGCAGCGCCTGATGGGCCTCCTCCAGGTCCATCATCGTTTCAATGATGATCAAGTCCACGCCGCCCTCGGCAAGAGCTTCAACCTGCTCGCGAAAGGCGTTTCGCGCTTCTGTAAGCGATGTGGGTCCCAAGGGCTCGAGACGCAGACCCAGCGGGCCGACGGAGCCGCCCACGTAAAGATCTTCACCGGCGCTTTCGCGCGCCAGCCGCGCTCCGGCCAGGTTGATTTCACGGACTTTCTCGGCCAGGTCAAACTTGGCCAGCCGGAAGCGGTTTGCCCCAAACGTGTTGGTCTCAAGAAGTTCAGCGCCTGCTTTGACGTATCCCATGTGAACTTCTTTTACCATATGAGGAGAGACGAGGTTCAGCTCATCGAAGCTGCGGTTGAGGGACACACCTCTAGCGTACAACATGGTGCCCATGGCGCCGTCGCAGACCAAAGGACGCTTCTCGAGCCGCTGTAGGATCGGTTCACGCACGCTCAGCGTAGTTTATCACGCCTCTGGCGATGCTGACGAGTGACGCAGGGTTGGGTGTGAGTTGATTTGCCTTGTGGCACGGGCCTCCTCATCCGTGCTGCGGCCAAAAGGCATGGCCATCCTGGCCACGCCACAAAAAGTAAAAATCAAACTGGGTTGCCACGCCGGATTGGCGGCGGGGCGAATAAAGAGTGACCGCAACAACTCGATAAGCTATCATCTGATTTAGTTTTAGGCCTAGCCGGAGATTTTTTCACCTCATACCTCAAGACATGGCCCACACGATTTTCCAAACGCTATCGGAAGTTTTTTCGAAGTATGGCTACTGGGTGGTCTTCTTCGGGGTCATGCTCGAGAACGCGGGGATCCCCATCCCGGGTGAAACAGTCCTTCTGTTCGCTGGTTTTCTTGCCTACCACGAAAGAATTGGCCTCTTGCCCAGCGTCCTGGTGGCGATTGCAGGGGCTACTCTCGGCGACTCGATGGGATTTCTGATCGGGCTTTTTGGTGGGAGGGCGTTTGTTGACCGGTTTATTCGCAGTTTCCCGATCGTTCGAAATTCCTTTGACCATTCCCAGGTATTGTTCATGAAGTACGGCCAGTGGGCAGTTTTCACAGGCCGATTCATCACAGGATTACGAATGTTCGCGGGGATCATCGCCGGGCTTTTTCGTATGCCCTATCGCCGGTTTCTCCTTTTCAATTTTACAGGCGCTGCTATATGGGCCATTGCAGTCATCTATGTTGGGTATCTGTTCGGGAACAGTTGGCGGCGAGTCGAGCAGCACTTAGTGCAAGTTAATGAGGTTGTGACGGCCGTTGTCCTGGTTGCTGTTCTGGTTGGCGTGATTTCGTACTATTTGAGGAAGAAGCGGCCTTTTTAAGTCTCTGCGTTGCCCCTGGGGAGCGTTCTGGGCCGGCCTTACTGGGTCGCGTTTAACCATCCTTGCCGGATTTTCACTTGCTCTTCCGTGGCCCCGGGCAGCTCCATGATCGAATACTCATCGGGCTGCGGTGGATCGAGCTGAAAAGTAACAAAAAAGCGGCCTTCGTGGCGCTCCATCTCAAAGGGAACTTTAGCGTCTGCCGGGTAGATGTTTAGCCTGTCGGCCAGACTTTCAGTAGCGAGTGACTGGTCATCCACAGTAAAAGAAAAGTGATCTTGTAGCACGAATTTTCTTTTACTGGGATTCCAGAAGTTTGGAATAGGAACTTGCAATTTTTTCACTCTGCAACGGGCGAGTGGTTTGCGCGAGCCCGATCGCGGGCCGGCAATTGTCTCGAGCATCGTGCTATAGGACTGGGGTCCTGTCCTGCAAAATCTGTTCGCGGACCAGCTTGACTGGCACGATGCCATAACTCAGGAACTGATCGTGGAACGCTTTCAAATTGAAATTATCGCCAAGCTTCTTCTTATAGTCCTCCCGCAGTTTCATAATCTCCAGCTTGCCAAGCGTATAAGCCAGGTAGGTGGGATCGAAGGTCCCGCGCATCGCTTCGCGCTCCGCGTTTGCCGTTTCCATGTAGGCTTCCTGTTGGAACAGATTGGAGGCCTGCTCGATCGTCATGCCCTGCGTGTGCAACTGGATTCCAGCCAGGTAGCGGCACACCCGCATGAGCGCCGCCTGGAGCTGCACCAGCAGCAGGTTGGGATCACCTTCGCCGTAGCCCTCTTCCAGCATCATCTCTTCGCAGTAATGGGCCCAACCTTCCACGCTGGTACTCATGCCGTTCATTGTGGAACCAAGTTTTCTCGCCTTTGTAGGCGCCTGCTTCAGCCACAGGAACTGCACGTAGTGGCCTGGGTAAACCTCGTGGATGGCAACGACCCGTGTGGAGAACGGGTTAAAAAACCGGAGCAGCTGCTGTTTCCTTTCTTCGTCCCAGGCGGGATTGGGCAGCGTGACATAAAAAAATGACTGGATTGAATGGTCCTCGAATGGCCCCGGCGTATCCATCGATGCGAAAGTGAGCCCGCGCATGAA is a genomic window containing:
- a CDS encoding 1-deoxy-D-xylulose-5-phosphate synthase, whose product is MEYRYLSQIDSPADLKKVPREELPTVAEELRDYLITVVSKVGGHLASSLGTVELTLALHYLFDAPRDKIVWDVGHQAYGHKVLTGRRDRLATIRQYGGISGFPVRDESPYDTFNVAHAGTAISGALGMAVARDLKGENFHVVAVVGDAGLTSGLELEGINNLGTLQKKVLVVLNDNEMSISPNVGAIAGYLNRVVHGQAYHRITQEVEKMILSVPRLGSRLLKLSKDMVESAKTALIPGLVFEELGFDYVGPISGHNMDELLTAISRSKDNPKPTLLHVVTQKGKGYPHAEMLPVKFHGVTQFDVATGAFRKAPAKAPSYTSVFGEAMCELAEKDKRIVAITAAMAEGTGLVDFAKRFPDRFFDVGIAEQHAVTFACGLACEGLHPMVAIYSTFLQRAYDQVIHDACLMRLPIAFALDRAGIVGADGPTHNGLYDLAYLSAVPGMVVMAPKDENELRHMLATSLSVNGPAAVRYPRGNGFGVSIDPEFKRLEIGKGEILREGSDIAILALGSMVYPALESAERLEASGIRATVINARFMKPLDQELICCLASEKQFLVTIEEGTECGGFGSAVAALLQDRRIPASVVRIAVPDRIIPHGAPNLLHAKYGLDADGIVEKIQSFVNKAPTVRKVSL
- a CDS encoding bifunctional homocysteine S-methyltransferase/methylenetetrahydrofolate reductase; amino-acid sequence: MREPILQRLEKRPLVCDGAMGTMLYARGVSLNRSFDELNLVSPHMVKEVHMGYVKAGAELLETNTFGANRFRLAKFDLAEKVREINLAGARLARESAGEDLYVGGSVGPLGLRLEPLGPTSLTEARNAFREQVEALAEGGVDLIIIETMMDLEEAHQALLAVREATSLPAVVQMTVQEDGNTLSGASPEDFARQLDTWGADVIGVNCGMGPATVLETLERMATATTRKLSAQPNAGLPHSIDGRTHYLCSPEYMAERASRFIQAGARIVGGCCGTTPEHIKAIKTAVKSLGPQAERVAIGTTLRPLQALEPAPIKLRSHLAEKLVRGEFPVVVEIVPPKGCDPAREVEGAQYLKQNGIDAVNIPDGSGATARMSAQTLAVVIQQQAGIETLLHFSCRGRNVLSLQSDILGAHALGIRNVWAVTGDSPQIATLPSATAVFDVDAIGLVNVLSNLNRGLDMSGNPLGTQTSFLIGVGLNPNALDPDEELRRFEYKIKAGANFGVIRPVFDVDRLAGFLRRTQALDVPKIPLLAGIHPLTSYRNAEFLNNEVPGMSVSPEILMRMRKVDTGEKARAEGLKIAREMLQEVHELVQGVQIVAPFSRYAMAVEVVEALGARVHAAKGETALPEARGEASTV
- a CDS encoding polyprenyl synthetase family protein, with translation MLPPEDAFPHSIHQAMRYSVFAGGKRLRPILCAEAGRLLGADGPSLVRIASALELIHTYSLIHDDLPALDNDDLRRGKPTCHRAFGESTAILTGDALLTLTYEVLAEPELAPPQCQLRIIYELARATGTREGMVAGQVLDLEATHHAVDARTLELIHSAKTGAFLCAAVRCGAIFAGATETDLEHITTYGRKIGLAFQIADDLLDVLGSSATLGKTAGKDDEQCKATYPSLYGIEESRRKARLLIEEACKSLEPYGKAASRLQELAYFLIERSA
- the xseB gene encoding exodeoxyribonuclease VII small subunit produces the protein MSQAPKSAKPESFEKNLERLDAIVRQLEDADLPLEKALQIYEEGMKLSEACQKQLQEAEGRVQILMKRAGGKIVAEPFEQEDNETESI
- a CDS encoding mandelate racemase, producing MRITGIEKIKVRVPAKADTLNSPEVLDPMHMLVLDGKPSWRIQFDQIWKYIYRVQTDEGVEGLGESYRGVNPQAVDGMIASLIGSDPMRLNLRSLPIAWSREYDGFEAAIFDICGKKLGVPAYQLLGGAFREWVDVDYWTGRRTTVDAIRKAKEGHAAGYGGIKFKCNLEDDVVTWAEGIREACGPCFSIVLDPNCRFDRPAEVMRFNRGLEKAGNIRCLEDPVPRWNLAWYRLLREKTSIPIALHVALPYMELGQMVQDVTKAIQLEAVDYFNFNCGIANFVRMADVADAAGIPCWHGSEVDLGILEASYLHASAAARNCTMRSDIFGQLVREDDLIAEPIEITGGRARVPQKPGLGVDLDLDALEKYRLLD
- a CDS encoding creatininase family protein, giving the protein MLLYDLTSPQVSDLDRGIVVVVPFGSIEQHSLHLPLGTDSIIGEAIARRLEQALPSQVLLLPMMWLGCSRHHMDFAGSLTAEIETFIDIGEQLVSSMAEHGFRNFILLNSHGGNINKVSLVAEKLRYKLGPSSKVVGVTYWHLVGEEIQSIRDTPVGGMGHSGELETSVMLVVRPELVRKDLIDPDGPGKLSKFEGRDMFAPGKVSIAKPFKEMTRHGGIGDPRKASREKGERILSVIVKKLAEVVEEIQTGKL
- a CDS encoding DedA family protein, translated to MAHTIFQTLSEVFSKYGYWVVFFGVMLENAGIPIPGETVLLFAGFLAYHERIGLLPSVLVAIAGATLGDSMGFLIGLFGGRAFVDRFIRSFPIVRNSFDHSQVLFMKYGQWAVFTGRFITGLRMFAGIIAGLFRMPYRRFLLFNFTGAAIWAIAVIYVGYLFGNSWRRVEQHLVQVNEVVTAVVLVAVLVGVISYYLRKKRPF